Sequence from the Arthrobacter sp. V1I7 genome:
TGGCAGTTCCAATGCTGCGAATGCACCGGATGCATCGCGGAAAGCCTGTTCAGACGTAGTTACAGACAGGGAACGCAGAGCTTGCGTCACAACAACATGACCCTTCAATAGCTTTAACGGGGATAGGCTGGGTTGAAACATGTTTCAAACATGTTCTAGGCTGGTTCAAGGTTCAGCATATCCCGGGCAGAACGGGCCCAACCATATCAAGAGGGACTCCGAAGTGCTTGTCATCGTCAGGGAAAAGGAGGGCCGTCCGTGGCCGTCCGTGAGATGCTCACACCCCCTGGCGCGTCCGAATGAAGCAGTTCCGACGGCAATCTTTCGGTTCGGCGGGGCCGCCGAAGGAACTACTCAGGTCGGCGCGGTGGGCTGCAGGGCCGCCGGGGAGGAAGGGTTTCAGCCCGGGTGGTCAGGGCGCGAGATAAGTGCGGCACGACACGCGGGGCCGTTTTCTGTAAACAAATCCCCGGATGCCACTGGAGGCAGTGCTATTTTCGACTCAGTCGATAGCTGTAAACAGAAACCTTACGGTCATCGACTGCGAGTAGCACCAGCGATGAAGCAGCCACAACCGCAGGTTGTGCGAGATTCAAAGGACATGACCATGAGCGCAGTAATCAATCGTGGAGGCGGACGGCCCAGCAAGGGCCTCCGCAAATACATTGGCTTCCGCACGCAGGCCAAGACCGCGGAGGACGTTCAAATGATCGCTGCCGCAAAAGGCATGACTGTCACTGACTACGTTTCCTCCGCCGTCGACCGGTCGCTGCGCGAAGACCTGGCATTGCTGGATCATTTCGCGCACCAGGAGGAACTGCCCATCCGCATAGCCTCATAAACAGAAGAAGGCCCGCACGAGGCGGGCCTTCGAAGCTGAAGATTGACGATCCGGGAAGCTTGCCGGCGAACAGATCGTGAATCGTATGGAAGACCTTCACAGGGCTTCAATTGTGTTGCAAAACCGATCCTGCAAGATCGGTCCTCATTCATTCCCTCGACAGGAACAGCATCATCGTACAACAGCACGCCCGCGTGCTGCCAGCCATATACAGCGCTGGCGTGTCGCACGGGCAATCCTCCGCGTACAGCCCCGCACAGGCGTGGGCTGCCTTGGCGCCTCTTCTCGCAGGTCAACCCAGAGTTCGCCTGTCTCGGGACGTCGGCAAGACGTACCCTCAGAAACACGAACGGACCCTGACAGAGGCGCTCCCCACGTTCCCTGCCGCGGTCCGGATCTTCGGAAAAGACGGCACTTGCACCGCTATCTTTCTCGACTTCGACTCCTCCGTCGCCGGTGTCGACAGGGTCCAGGCTGACGTCCGCGCCGTCCAGGCCTGGTTGCACAGCTGTGGGGCCCGTTGGATCGAGGACTACTCCCCCAACGGCGGCCGCCACGTATATATCCCGCTCGAGAAGCGGGTGACCTTCTCCGAAGCGCGTGATCTTGTTGAGGCTCTCGGCACCCGGCACCGGAGCCTGGACAAGACCCCGCACCAGAACCTTCTGCATGGCTGCATGCGCACCCCCGGCTCCCCGCACAAGCTCGGCGGCCACCAGGAACTCGCCATGTCATTGTCAATGGCCTACGACATAGCCCGCAGGCCCAACTCAGCCACCATTTGGGCAACCATGAACGCCGACTTGGCAGGCGAGATCGCCGCTATCAAGGCACTCCGTCTCGCAGGCACGTCCACACACGCCACCGGCGAGACGCCCCGAATCCAGCACCCAGCCGGGCCCATGTCCCGGACCATGCAGCTCATGGCCCAAACCGGGCTGTACGACACGAACCGGTATGCCTCCGATTCCGAGGCCCGACAGGCCATCGTCACCGGGGCCGCGGCTGCCGGCCTGGAATTCTTCGACGTCGAGCGCCGGATGATGCAGGGGACTTGGCCCGGCCTGGCATCCTTCTACGCCCGCTACGCCTCCCGTCACCGGGTTCCGGCACTGCGCCGGGACTGGTTGAAAGCCGTCGACTATCTGCGGAAAAACCCGGGATCCAGCGAAGGAAAGAACAATGCCCGTAGATCCCCCACAAGCCAGCCAAATACACAGCCCCAAGGGATACAAGGGAATCCGGTCTCTTCAAATCCCGAGGCAGAGCATCGGTTCATCCGGACCTGGCGAAACGCGCTCCGGTTGAAGGAACACAGCTACGCCGACTCAAGGACCGGCATGGCGAGAAGGATGGTGCTGAGGTCGCTGGGGGAGGCAGCCCATATGACGGCATCCCGTTTCATCGAATTCGGCGTGAGATCCATCGCTGTCGCCACCGGCCTCGATCACACAACCGTCGGCGTGCACCTGAGGGAGCTCCGCGGCGAGACGGATCCCTTGGTCACACATGTCGAATCGGGCCGCGGCACGAAGGGTGACCTCTACATGCTGACCGTTCCGGAGGATGTGAAGTCAGCGGCCGAAGACCTCGCCTGGCGCAAGGGCAAGATTCACGCCCTGAGGCCTGTTTTCCGGGAACTGGGCCTGCCGGCCGCCTTCGTATACGAGGCATTGGAGCACTCCCCCGCTCTGTCAACGGCCGAGTTGGTGAAACTGACCAGGCTTTCCCGAACCGCTGTCGCCGAGGCACTCGAAGTGATGGCCGCCTGGAACATGGTCTCCCGGGCCACGGACCGGAGCTGGTCTGTGGTGGCAACGACGTCGCTGACGGACATAGCCGAGCATTTCGGCGTCCTCGAAGCCGTGGCCGCGCAGCTGCACAAGTACAAGATCGAACGGATCCTCTGGAAGGAATGGCTGTCCAAGAACGTCAACACTGTCGCGGAGCTCCTCTCCCCCGGCGAGGATTACCCATGGGAGACTTTCGAGGGTCCGCCGGACGAGTGGGCCCTGGCGGATATGGCGTTCACCAGGGCCAGCTGATTTGCTTGACGGATCGGTGACCTGACGCGAATTTTTCCGTTGACGGGCAGTGCAGTAACGGCCGCAACCTGGGCAGCCGCTCTCCCACTCCCCGATGCCGAGCCACCTGGTTTCGGGGCTCGAAGACAGCACATCAGTGACGCTCCGACGCGGGCAGAGCTACCTGCGTGAAGGCAAGCGCAAATGGTTCCTTTTCCGGAAATGGCACCATAACCAGAGTCCCCTTCCCCGCCGGCACCGCCGGCCCACTCCCCCTGCAGTCCCGCTGTTAGCCAGGCTGCGGCCTGAATACCCGTGCCGGCGCACTCCCGCAGAGATCACCAAGGGAAGGCCTCGCCTTCTCGCGGGCGCAAATGCAACCTTTTGCGCATGCTGGCCCAGGGCCCTCCCTCGTTGCTCCACTCCCCCGGGGTTGAGCTATCTTGTTGGAGCGTTCGCAAATGGAACCATTCCCCGACGCTTAAGGGTTCTATTTGCGCTCGATTCTCCGCCAGCGCGGTACCACGGACTCAGCAGGGGACCGTCGCGGTCCGGGTGCCCCGCTACGCAGCTGCGTCTCGGTCATTCACAGACTGCACCAGCTCAAGCCGCCGGCGTCACCCCCATGGCAGAGCCGGTTGAGGGTCGTCAGTCTCTCGCCAAGTGCGCCGGACCAGGCTGCGCATGCGATACCGACCTAGATGCCGAGCAGGCCACGGTCAACCCGCTGAGCTAATGCCACCAATTGCGCATAAGACCCCTTTTGCGCCCGCGCCGGACCATACGCAAATACCACCCTTTGGCGAAAAAGGAACCTTGTGCGTCTAGGGTGGTGAATTCTTTTATGCCGCAATTTGCGCAAAAGAGATTATGACGGGGCGGCAGCAGTACTTGAGCAAATGCCACCATTGCATGCCGCGGCGCCGTATGCCGCGTCAAGCCCAATGCCACGATAGGGTGCAGGCCGCTCTTGGAGGCCTTGGGGCGCAAATGCCACCATACCCGCACGCAGCGCAGCCACGACGACGGTCGCAAAAGGAACCATTTGCGCATGCTCGGCGTGACGGCCTTCTTTCTCTTCGCCCGTCGTTGTAACACAGCCATGTCATAAGCAGCGGGCGCAAATGGAACCAATACATTCGTGCTCAGAGACGAGTCCCAGGGTCAACGCGCAAGCGCGCCCTAGAGCAAATGGAACCATTTGCGGAGCCCCTAGCAGAAACGCTGCCGGGCGGTCCATGCGCAAGAGGCCTGCCATGGGTGGCGCGGGCGTAAATGGTACTTTTTACGGCCTTACCTCAATCGCTCATATGGTTCCATTTGCGCTAATCGTGCCATTCGCGCGAAAGGTTCCATTTGCGTCGACACGCCGCGTGGCTCCCGGGGATCAGAGCGGGCGCGGCTAGTCTGGCTCTATCGGTTGCCGGCGATGAGTTCCTGCCACAAGTGGGCCCCCTGCCGCGCCGTGTTTTTACGAGCAGTGCTACGGAAGGTACCCAAGACATGCCGGCAATCATCATCGCCGTTTGCAACCAGAAGGGTGGCGTCGGCAAGACGACCCTCGTGACCGGCCTGGCTGAGGTCTTTTCCAGGACGCTAGGCAAGAAGGTCCTCGTCATCGACGCCGACCCGCAATACAACGTGACCTCCGCCCTGGGCGTGACGGCGCCCGAGTTCACTCTCAACGACGTCCTTTACGGTGACGAGGCGAACAACCAGAAAATCATGGCCGGAGTC
This genomic interval carries:
- a CDS encoding MarR family transcriptional regulator; its protein translation is MLPAIYSAGVSHGQSSAYSPAQAWAALAPLLAGQPRVRLSRDVGKTYPQKHERTLTEALPTFPAAVRIFGKDGTCTAIFLDFDSSVAGVDRVQADVRAVQAWLHSCGARWIEDYSPNGGRHVYIPLEKRVTFSEARDLVEALGTRHRSLDKTPHQNLLHGCMRTPGSPHKLGGHQELAMSLSMAYDIARRPNSATIWATMNADLAGEIAAIKALRLAGTSTHATGETPRIQHPAGPMSRTMQLMAQTGLYDTNRYASDSEARQAIVTGAAAAGLEFFDVERRMMQGTWPGLASFYARYASRHRVPALRRDWLKAVDYLRKNPGSSEGKNNARRSPTSQPNTQPQGIQGNPVSSNPEAEHRFIRTWRNALRLKEHSYADSRTGMARRMVLRSLGEAAHMTASRFIEFGVRSIAVATGLDHTTVGVHLRELRGETDPLVTHVESGRGTKGDLYMLTVPEDVKSAAEDLAWRKGKIHALRPVFRELGLPAAFVYEALEHSPALSTAELVKLTRLSRTAVAEALEVMAAWNMVSRATDRSWSVVATTSLTDIAEHFGVLEAVAAQLHKYKIERILWKEWLSKNVNTVAELLSPGEDYPWETFEGPPDEWALADMAFTRAS